DNA sequence from the Podospora pseudocomata strain CBS 415.72m chromosome 2 map unlocalized CBS415.72m_2.2, whole genome shotgun sequence genome:
ACTTCTGACTTCTCTCTAATCTTTTGACCCACCAACGATGTGATAGCAAAATGACCGTGATCTACGGGAGGTCGATCGGCCGCGCTCTACCCAGGCTGGGCGCTCTTCGTTCCGTTCTCTCATGCTCTCGTTTTGGGGATGATATTCGATACCTCAGCATCACGGCCCATAGATACGCCAACAGCGATGCCAAACTGGACTTGCCAGCTTTGGATCAGAAATGGCGGCAGAGATGGGCAGCTTTGAAGAGCACCAAGACCAGCGACGGAGCTGAAAAGAAATATGTCCTTCCCATGTTTCCATATCCTTCGGGGTATTTACATCTGGGGCACCTCCGCGTCTACACCATTGCCGATGTTGTCGCCAGGTTTCACTCCCTTCGAGGACATGATGTCTTGCTACCAATGGGATGGGATGCCTTTGGACTTCCGGCCGAAAATGCCGCTATCGAGAGAGGCATTGACCCGGCCACCTGGACCAAGTCCAACATTGCCAAGATGAAGGAACAGCTCGACGTCATGAATGGATCCTGGGACTGGTCTCGCGTACGTTTGCACCTAGCCTTGAACCCGGCCACCTGGCTGACATGACTACCCTTCCCCCCAGGAACTGGCAACCTGTGACCCAAGCTTCTACAAACACACCCAAAaaatcttcctcctcctccgcgagCAAGGCCTAGCCTACCAAGACGAAGCAGAAGTCAACTACGACCCCGTCGACAAAACTGTCCTCGCTAACGAGCAAGTCGACGCCAACGGCTGCTCCTGGCGTTCCGGCGCCAAAGTCGAAAAGCGGAAACTAAAACAATGGTTCCTCCGCATCTCCCAATTCAGagactccctcctccaagagCTCGAAATCCTCAGCAAAGACAACAACTGGCCCGAGCGAGTCCTAACCATGCAAAAGAACTGGCTAGGCAAATCCACCGGCGCAACCATCAAGTTCCCCCTCATGGCCTTTGAGCACATCACCCACTCCGCCATCGAGGTCTTCACCTCCCGCCCCGACACCCTCTTCGGAGTCCAGtacctcgccctcgcctccaccCACCCAGTCGTAGCCCAGCTAGCAGCCAAAGACCCAGAACTGCAGGCGTTTCTAGACATCCTCCCCGGTTTACCCCCCGACTCCAAAGTCGgctacctcctcccccacatcCGCGCGGTAAACCCCCTAGCCTATCACGACGAGACCCCCGAAGCGACAAAGAGGTCTATCCCCATCTACGTCGCCCCCTACGTCCTAGGTGACTACGGCGAGGGCGCCGTCATGGGCGTCCCCGCCCACGATGTCAGGGATCACTCGTTTTGGAAAACGCACCACAAAGACGAGCCAGTCCGGTTCGTCCTTGCCGCGTCGGAGGATGagtccaccaccgccatgcAAAACGAGCCTTTTATTGACCACGGCGTTATGACCGCCCACAGTGGTCTCTTCAAGGGTCGTTCCTCTCAGGAAGCAGGCGAGATGCTCGTGCGTATTCTTGAAGAGGCTGAACTGGCCAAGCCGGTGGAGAAGTGGCGGTTGAGGGATTGGTTGGTCAGTAGGCAGAGGTACTGGGGGACGCCGATCCCGATTATTCACTGCGGTTCTTGCGGTGCGGTGCCCGttccggaggaggagctacCGGTAGAGTTGCCAGAGGTGGATGAGCACTGGGCTGGAAAAAAGACGGGTAACCCGCTTGAGACGCTGGAGGAGTGGGTGAATACGTCTTGTCCTCAATGCCACGGCCCGGCGAGGAGGGATACGGACACGATGGATACGTTTGTTGATTCGAGCTGGTATTTTGCGAGGTTTATCGACCCGCACAATGATGAGGTGCCGTTTTCGAGGGAAAAGGCAAGGAAGATGCTGCCTGTTGATCTCTACATTGGCGGGATTGAGCACGCCATCTTGCACCTTTTGTACTCGAGGTTTATTTACAAGTTTCTCATGGGTTCGACGCTGGTTGGGGAGACGGAAGGGGTGCAGGAGCCGTTCAAGCGGTTGATTACACAGGGGATGGTGCACGGCAAGACGTACACTGACCCTGCCACGGGGAAATTCCTCAAGCCTGACGAGGTTGATGTCACTGATCCGGCCAGACCGAGGGTTGtgaggacgggggaggtggcgggggtgagTTATGAGAAGATGTCCAAGAGCAAGTACAATGGTGTTGATCCTACCGATGTGATCAACTTGCACGGCGCGGATGCGACAAGGGCGCACATGCTTTTCCAGGCGCCGGTTAGTGAGGTGCtggattgggatggggaCAAGATTGTAGGGGTCacgaggtggttggggagggtttgggagcTTGTTCAGCGGGTTTCGACTGTCTCATCATCGGCCTCGGTGAGGGAGTTTTTTGAGCAAGAAGCGGCTAGATTGGGGACGATGAAGGAAAAGGAACTCCAACAGTGGGATAAAGCTGCGAGGGTGTGGAGGGAGGTGCAAAAGACTGTTGAGAGTGTGACGGGGTCGTACGAAAAGGTTTACGCGCTGAACACGGTGGTGTCAGATTTGATGATTTTGACGAATGTgattgtcgaggaggagaagggtgtgcCGGatggggtgaagagggaggcggtggaggggttggtgaggatgatggcgccGATTACGCCTGCTTTTGCGGAGGAGTGCTGGGCTGTTCTTCATCCTGGTGAAACGTCGATTTTTAAGAgtgagaaggggaggtttCCGGTCACGGATGGGACAGTGGATTTGCTGCAGCCGAGGAAGCAGGTTTGTGCGGTGCAGGTGAATGGGAGGTTGAAGTTTGCGGCCGAGATTGCGGTGCCGcctgaggggttgggagaggagcagaggagggagtgggttgttggggaggtcctgaagacggaggaggggaggaagaagtttgagggtgttgatgttggaaaggcaaagaaggtggtggtggtcaagggTGGGAAGTTGGTGAACTTTGTCATGTGATGTGGGATGAAAAAGATGACTTGTATTTTTATTGTATTGGAGTGGTAAACACCAAAATAAATGAGCGATAGATTATGATCATTCCTTGgtctttcttctcctgggTGTAGAGGAAGCAAAAAGCTCACCGGCCAGCTACGAAACCCTCGGTAGGGTTTGCTTCACggttgggtggagggggggggggttgttgatgttgatttggggggggtCGGTCGATATCCTTGAAGGCCATCTTGAGAGACAGGGCCTCGCTCAGGAATCGAACTCAGGCGTCCACGGAGCCCTGTTTCCAGGGGGCATTGTTCGTTGCCTGATCCAGGCCACCTACGTCTTACCCTCTGAGCCATCTGACCATTCCAGTTACCAGATGAGTGCgtaggtggttgttggaaggAGCATGGTTACCTAATATATAAACCATGGGTTGCTCCTGCCTGCTGTTGTTCTTGCTCTTGCCGTGAGGCATGGGGTGTTTCTGAGGAAGGTGCGACTTCCATGACCTCGGGAGCAAGTGCCACGATGGCTACCTTCCGTGATACCCTCCAGTCCTGGAAGGAAGTCCACCGCAGATTGAGGAAATGAGGAGGTTAAGTATAAACAACCGGTTTGCGATCATCATTTTGACTTTTATGAGACGAGATCGGATGGTGGGATTAACACTTCAAcaaaccacaccacaccaccactcaaaccaccccctccccaacagtCTTGTCAACAATCCTTCCTCCAAAaatacacccccctcccattccccctccccttcacctcaacctcctccctatTATTCCTCAGCGATatcctctccttttcctccccctcaggaTCATCCCTCCAAatctccaccgtccccgcATAATTCTtcagctcccctcccctAACAACCATctccgccaccctcctcgcctgctctacatcccccacctcaaaAAGCACTCTTTTCGGCTGGAGGACACTCACAATCTCGAGCAACCTTGCATAAAACGCATCCTCCGGCAGGCAATCATACCCTTTTCCTAGGTTCACATCCGGAACAAGAGCGAGTTTAGGCTCGTATAACCGGACAGAACGTTCAGTGTTTTTGTTGAAGCCAGCGGGGGAGATGTAAGGGGGATTTGATGTCAGGATGTCCAACTCTccgggggaaaaggggagggaagagaggaaggaaggagaaaaaaTGTCGGATTTGGTAAAGGTTATGCTTTTGGAggcggaaagggggaggtgggagagggagatgttgtgggagaggttttggcgggagagggagatggcgaggggggagatgtcgACTCCGAGGGTTTGGCTGGTggacgggaggagggaggctaCCAAAAGGGGGATGCAGCCTGTTCCTGTGCAGAGGTcgaggattttgaggggggaggacgaaaaggggaggagggtggtgaggtgggttATTATGGATTCGGTTTCTGGTCTGGTCATTTAAGGTGGGTTAGTTTGGATATAAGTACCAAGGAAGATGGAagggtgaagagggcatACCGTGGGATGAGAACACCTGGTTTGCAGAGGATATCAAGGGGGCCGAAGGGTTGGTTGCCGAGGATGTATTGTAATGGTATCCCCTTTTCCCGCTTGAGGCAGGCTTGCCATATTCCAAGCTTTCGGGGCACGAGGGAATCGGTTGAGTTGACGTGCTCTTTTATCCAGCGGAGTTCGTTGGCGGTTGAGTCGAGGGTTCGGCAGACGGGCAGAAGCAGGGGAGCAAAGGGCGATATTTGCTTCCGGGCTTGTCGAAATAGAGATGGTGCGAGTCGGGGCATTTTGGTCTTGGGTGTGTTGATGAGATAGATATCGTGATTTCGGCTGAGATGAGAACTGACATGAGTGAGCTGCTGGTGAGGTGAGAGGAAGAGTTTTGAGCTACCAACCCCGGAATCGGTGATGGTATTTCAGAATCAATAATGAGATTTTTGAGTAAATGACTAGATTCACCAGTTTCAAAAGCACCCTTTTGGTTGTTTATACATGTTGAGGTGAAGCTGTATCCAAGTGAAGTGAAATATTTTACTATCGGGTCTTCGTGTATATGCATACCCTGATAGCACCGAAACCTTTGGTTCACAAGAACGTGGATATGATTACGAATATACTCGAGACATAATCCACCAAGGAGCTCTCTGTCATCATGCAACTACAAACTGCGTCTTACCAGCCAAGACGTCCAACCCGCCCAGTCATTCCTTCGCGATGATACTGCAACGAGTAGCTCAGGTGTGCGCCAGACCAATAACCCTGAGAGGGTTTGCGACCAAAGCGaagtcaccaccatcattcCCGACAACGCCGACATGTCCCTCGCCAACATGTGCATGCGCACCCACCCCCGAGTTCCCCGAGGGATTTGAAATTGACCACAAGACAAATATCAATGGACTGATTTCCAACTACGCGCAACATGTCCTGGTTTGCACGGGCAAAGACGACTGGCCGTCCCGCATTGAGGACGACAACAGTGGTGATAACCTCGCTGCTGACCTGCGTGAGTTAGTTGGACGTGGGGGTCAGTTCAATGATGTattccaccccccccctccccttttgAGCCTCACACTTGCACGCTGATATTAACCATCGTCACAACATAGCCGTTCCATAACATCTCAGTCCTCAACGCTTCATTCCCCTCATCGCCTGCTCCCAAATCACGGCCTGAGTTGCAGACCACATCAGCTTACCTCCTCCCTTCATTCAAGTATGTCCCTTGGCTACCGCGAGTCTCATTTGACAGCGTTGAGGCACTGGTGAGGGGCTATCTCCTCCCTGAAAAGCTGCACCCATTGCATGACGGGCTGTCACCCATTCACCGAGACCGTCTACTTCGCAAACCCGCCTATCAAAACGCTCTGTACGGTGTCAAGGACGTcgatgaggttgtggtgCTCATCTGTGGACATGGAGGGCGGGACCAGAGGTGTGGTGCTTATGGGCCACTGCTGAGGGGCGAGTTTGAGAAACGACTGCCTGAGAAGGGCATCGAGGTGGTTACAgggccggtggaggtggaggtggacgAGACAGTTCAGGCCCTGGAAgacggggaagggaagaaggaCGAAGGAGCCAAGACGGCGGCCAGAATTGGCTTGATCAGTCATATTGGTGGACATAAGTTTGCGGGCAATGTCATCATTTATATACCTCCAAACCAGACAACCAAGGATGGGGTGCGGCATCCGTTGGCTGGTCATGGGATCTGGTATGGGAGGGTTGAGCCGAGACATATTGAGGGCATCGTGGAGGAGACAATATTGCAGGGAAAGGTGGTAGAAGAGCTCTTTAGGGGAGGTATCACTCAGGATGGAAAGATTCTGCGACTTTGATGTGGCAGAGCTGGTAAGGTAGTCCGTAGATATAGTGGCTGCATATGACAGTTTCCATTGTCGGGGTCTAGAATCGGATAGGTGCATATGCACGGACCCTTTTTCATTCTGGCCCCCATCTTCCATTGACACTCACCTCGCTTGGTCTTTGGTTCTTTGACCTTCTCCCGGATACAGAAAACAACTTTACCGTACACGATCTTATGCCCTGGAGATGTCGGGAAGACTCGTCTCATCGGGCATACGCCTGCCAAAACACGttgctggagatgggagactcGACCTTATGAAGATCTCGCTCTCATCACATGCTCAGCGACAGACATTACAAAGAATATACACGCAAAGGCCCCAGCATCGCCAATTTCATGTCTCACTTTCTCAGGCAGCAAAATCTAGATTTGACTCCCCCAAGTCGGAGAAAGATGAATCCAGATtcgccgctgccaagtcgaAGAAAAATGCTCCAAAATCAACAGCAGAGCTAAACGCAGCCCAAGACCAGGGGGAGCCACGCGTCACCAGGAAGGAGGTGAAGCGAGAGCGAACGAAAATACTCCTAGAACAACGGGAACAAAAAATCCGAGAGCTAGAAGcacaagagaaagaaagaccAGAACAGGAAAAACAAGAGGATGAGAGAGTGGAACAGGAGAGGCAAGAGCTCAAACGACTGGTCAAGGAACAACTAGGCCTAGAAACAGAAAATCCAGcaaaagaggagaagagccGGTCAGAGCAGAGTTCGAATGTCGTCCGCAACATTTTCTTTTCCGGAGTTGCCTCGGCCGGTGCCCTCGTCTTATGGGAGATGTGGAGGTTTGCTTACAGCACCGAGCCACTCAACGACCAGAAGTTTTCACCATTTGAGATTGTTGACCGGCAACAAGTGTCCCCTACGGCCTTTATCGTCACCGTCAAGCCGGTTGTATCACGCCTGGGCGGTTTCGTCAGCCAGTGGAAGCTGGCATGGCTCGAGACGCTCCAGCACAAACTTGCGTGGGAGGGTACCTGGGCTGTTGAGATCAAACAGCCCGAACTCCAAGTCGCGCGAGATTACACCCCCTTGCCGGAGCTGGATGTGCTTAGTGCTACAAACGAGTACAACATTCACAACCGTATCGAACTCTTCCAGCTGCTCAAGGGTCTCTTCTCCCCACAACAATCCATCCCCACGTTCAAGTTCCTGATCAGGAGAACAGAAGGCGGGGAGGTGAGCAGCTGGCTAAGCCGCAGAAAAGTGGGGGACACCATTGAACTACGCGGACCACACCAGAGCTTCAATGTCGTCGCCCGGGCGGGGTACAAGGAAGCGGAAGAGCCCAAAAGGGTCGTGTTTCTCGCCGGCGGAACAGGCATAGCACCAGCCCTCCAAGCAGCCGGGAGCCTCTTCCGGGAACACGGACAAACCTTGAAGAAAATGCCCCAAGTCGACATTATATGGGCCAACCGGTCAAAAGAGGACATCAAGACCGACAACCCTGTcattgagcttctcgagaaaCTGAAGGAAATGTCTCGGGGGAAGATCAACTATGTTTGCgttgtggatgaggaggggagattCATCACCGCGAATGATATCGTCGCCAAGACGCAAATAACACCGCCGCGAAAGTCATGGTTTTGGAATTCTTCAAAGGCCGAATCAACCCCGTCAAAAGACGATGTCAACTGCTACTACCACTCCTCAAAACACCTGATCACTTCTGCGGGTGAGGACTATGAgaaggttgatggggagaaCCCACGACGGCAGTGCACCTGCCCAGTTGGAAGGCCGAGCTTTAAGAATCTGCTTATGGTGTCTGGGCCCGAGGGTTTCAACA
Encoded proteins:
- the AIM32 gene encoding Altered inheritance of mitochondria protein 32 (COG:S; EggNog:ENOG503NXF7); this translates as MILQRVAQVCARPITLRGFATKAKSPPSFPTTPTCPSPTCACAPTPEFPEGFEIDHKTNINGLISNYAQHVLVCTGKDDWPSRIEDDNSGDNLAADLRELVGRGGQFNDPFHNISVLNASFPSSPAPKSRPELQTTSAYLLPSFKYVPWLPRVSFDSVEALVRGYLLPEKLHPLHDGLSPIHRDRLLRKPAYQNALYGVKDVDEVVVLICGHGGRDQRCGAYGPLLRGEFEKRLPEKGIEVVTGPVEVEVDETVQALEDGEGKKDEGAKTAARIGLISHIGGHKFAGNVIIYIPPNQTTKDGVRHPLAGHGIWYGRVEPRHIEGIVEETILQGKVVEELFRGGITQDGKILRL
- the CYC2 gene encoding mitochondrial peripheral inner membrane protein (COG:C; COG:H; EggNog:ENOG503P3IW), with product MSGRLVSSGIRLPKHVAGDGRLDLMKISLSSHAQRQTLQRIYTQRPQHRQFHVSLSQAAKSRFDSPKSEKDESRFAAAKSKKNAPKSTAELNAAQDQGEPRVTRKEVKRERTKILLEQREQKIRELEAQEKERPEQEKQEDERVEQERQELKRLVKEQLGLETENPAKEEKSRSEQSSNVVRNIFFSGVASAGALVLWEMWRFAYSTEPLNDQKFSPFEIVDRQQVSPTAFIVTVKPVVSRLGGFVSQWKLAWLETLQHKLAWEGTWAVEIKQPELQVARDYTPLPELDVLSATNEYNIHNRIELFQLLKGLFSPQQSIPTFKFLIRRTEGGEVSSWLSRRKVGDTIELRGPHQSFNVVARAGYKEAEEPKRVVFLAGGTGIAPALQAAGSLFREHGQTLKKMPQVDIIWANRSKEDIKTDNPVIELLEKLKEMSRGKINYVCVVDEEGRFITANDIVAKTQITPPRKSWFWNSSKAESTPSKDDVNCYYHSSKHLITSAGEDYEKVDGENPRRQCTCPVGRPSFKNLLMVSGPEGFNNHFAGPKYWADGKERQGPVGGVIGELAKKYPSLASDWLVLKL
- the LEU5_1 gene encoding coenzyme A transporter (COG:J; EggNog:ENOG503NXAB); this translates as MTVIYGRSIGRALPRLGALRSVLSCSRFGDDIRYLSITAHRYANSDAKLDLPALDQKWRQRWAALKSTKTSDGAEKKYVLPMFPYPSGYLHLGHLRVYTIADVVARFHSLRGHDVLLPMGWDAFGLPAENAAIERGIDPATWTKSNIAKMKEQLDVMNGSWDWSRELATCDPSFYKHTQKIFLLLREQGLAYQDEAEVNYDPVDKTVLANEQVDANGCSWRSGAKVEKRKLKQWFLRISQFRDSLLQELEILSKDNNWPERVLTMQKNWLGKSTGATIKFPLMAFEHITHSAIEVFTSRPDTLFGVQYLALASTHPVVAQLAAKDPELQAFLDILPGLPPDSKVGYLLPHIRAVNPLAYHDETPEATKRSIPIYVAPYVLGDYGEGAVMGVPAHDVRDHSFWKTHHKDEPVRFVLAASEDESTTAMQNEPFIDHGVMTAHSGLFKGRSSQEAGEMLVRILEEAELAKPVEKWRLRDWLVSRQRYWGTPIPIIHCGSCGAVPVPEEELPVELPEVDEHWAGKKTGNPLETLEEWVNTSCPQCHGPARRDTDTMDTFVDSSWYFARFIDPHNDEVPFSREKARKMLPVDLYIGGIEHAILHLLYSRFIYKFLMGSTLVGETEGVQEPFKRLITQGMVHGKTYTDPATGKFLKPDEVDVTDPARPRVVRTGEVAGVSYEKMSKSKYNGVDPTDVINLHGADATRAHMLFQAPVSEVLDWDGDKIVGVTRWLGRVWELVQRVSTVSSSASVREFFEQEAARLGTMKEKELQQWDKAARVWREVQKTVESVTGSYEKVYALNTVVSDLMILTNVIVEEEKGVPDGVKREAVEGLVRMMAPITPAFAEECWAVLHPGETSIFKSEKGRFPVTDGTVDLLQPRKQVCAVQVNGRLKFAAEIAVPPEGLGEEQRREWVVGEVLKTEEGRKKFEGVDVGKAKKVVVVKGGKLVNFVM
- a CDS encoding uncharacterized protein (EggNog:ENOG503P2S2; COG:J) is translated as MPRLAPSLFRQARKQISPFAPLLLPVCRTLDSTANELRWIKEHVNSTDSLVPRKLGIWQACLKREKGIPLQYILGNQPFGPLDILCKPGVLIPRPETESIITHLTTLLPFSSSPLKILDLCTGTGCIPLLVASLLPSTSQTLGVDISPLAISLSRQNLSHNISLSHLPLSASKSITFTKSDIFSPSFLSSLPFSPGELDILTSNPPYISPAGFNKNTERSVRLYEPKLALVPDVNLGKGYDCLPEDAFYARLLEIVSVLQPKRVLFEVGDVEQARRVAEMVVRGGELKNYAGTVEIWRDDPEGEEKERISLRNNREEVEVKGRGNGRGVYFWRKDC